The Melospiza georgiana isolate bMelGeo1 chromosome 9, bMelGeo1.pri, whole genome shotgun sequence genome has a segment encoding these proteins:
- the CFH gene encoding complement factor H encodes MSFLGYAALLVCWMHCAAQRACEGPPPRRVKEVPTKTWDKPPYPHGTQAIYNCRPGYVKVGRVGFRCIDGVWKELSPGTECRNKPCGHPGDTDFGFFELTSGTEFVFGARVEYRCNDGYQMLSQRNYRECQADGWSNDIPHCEVIKCLPVQEPENGRIIMTGAFEIGQEYSFGQVVNFECNAKYKLVGAKEIVCSANGEWSSDVPQCKEINCDVPEILHGYVRSPRKSYKENELMQFFCKEGYKYGNKADALCTASGWNPPPYCTEIVCSPPVISSGNFIPQKDKYTVGNTITVECDDGFHFKAITGRSTAECTKNGWVPEPACVRKPCDYPPIENGQLGYYDEYYRNRYFPKRLGQTVDYRCLNGYSTPTGRDWVRITCTERGWFPEPKCLKQCFPGQLAGGYFLYGNNYFVEGDRIRYTCHPDFQAQHNEVTCTRNGWAPPPRCTRKKKCQDIIVENGYLNSDKRTFNLKDKILYVCHAGFVTPEGQELGHTQCKEGGWTPPPKCIKSCKAPENILILHTNKTVFLPEDTIEYSCLEGYRTTNNMPTDTTTCGKNGEWSPEPECREIECMLLPLRNGNFSPKEGKYHSGAVVTFTCAKTYKMVGPASSQCYHFGWFPSPPVCQVSVKGCGAPPEIPSGTIVGGSVEHYQHGATKQYECNSEFKLVGSKEIECVDGQWSSPPSCIEDKMPCDSPSSIPNVLHQADQAQYSHGDEVTCTCKPGSDNTEQMKIKCLNGEWKPLPVCADAFPQCVIPEDVLLVYSGHYSMSRRKTGFQKVIHYKCSLNDKNVKQATCVSGRWTPEIACTAEKNACPPPPQVPGTQQTTAGRNFRIGSKAFFSCPVGFQLVGTKDITCIDGKWQSPPHCEEKPCLPPESVEYADAPRLENPNLRIEREGKTMYLAGARLKYVCRSGYMLNGPTERSCSMGNWTAAPSCLEMPCGSVPKVANAQFEGRKKESYEPGETVRYQCGPGFQIVGSPEIFCRKGNWTSPSTSPFCRDVSCGAAPEIPDARMADAPQEKYLPGARVHYQCERNFQITGANYILCSNGQWSEPPVCRDVRCDPPPQIAGGSLEGIRKSKYMPGESANYQCWKNFKMTGPSTVVCKNGSWTELPTCKGQAGRCGTPPVIQSGDLLHFPLPEYQEGDTVEYKCPDFYILEGSPTITCRNGQWTDPPVCLVACTASKEDMDRNNIELKWRGQAKLYSTSGDFIEFRCKPGYLEHPSTPNFRVQCVEGTLNYPLCTLGSNCILDRSTMEENNIQLQSARQSSPQYVSGDPVVFECKPYFQPVSQRERFSTQCLDGVIPYPRCQKLFFG; translated from the exons ATGTCGTTCCTGGGCTACGCAGCTCTGCTCGTGTGTTGGATGCATTGTGCTGCACAAAGAG CTTGTGAAGGACCTCCTCCTAGGAGAGTAAAAGAAGTGCCTACTAAAACCTGGGACAAGCCTCCCTATCCCCATGGGACCCAAGCAATTTACAATTGTCGGCCTGGATATGTAAAAGTTGGGCGAGTTGGGTTTCGGTGCATTGATGGAGTGTGGAAGGAGCTGAGTCCAGGGACAGAATGCAGAA ATAAGCCCTGTGGACATCCTGGAGACACTGACTTTGGTTTCTTTGAACTTACCAGTGGAACTGAATTTGTTTTTGGTGCCAGAGTTGAGTACAGATGTAATGATGG GTACCAGATGCTCAGCCAAAGGAATTACCGTGAGTGTCAGGCAGATGGATGGAGCAATGACATCCCTCACTGTGAAG tgataAAGTGTTTACCTGTACAAGAACCTGAAAATGGAAGGATAATTATGACTGGTGCATTTGAGATAGGCCAAGAATATTCCTTTGGCCAGGTTGTAAATTTTGAATGTAATGCAAAATACAAGCTTGTTGGAGCTAAAGAAATTGTTTGCTCTGCTAATGGAGAATGGAGCAGCGATGTGCCTCAGTGCAAAG AAATTAACTGTGATGTGCCAGAAATCCTTCATGGATATGTCCGTTCTCCAAGGAAGTCTTACAAGGAAAATGAGTTAATGCAGTTTTTCTGTAAAGAAGGATACAAATATGGGAACAAAGCAGATGCACTGTGCACTGCATCAGGATGGAATCCACCTCCCTATTGCACTG aaattgtATGCTCTCCTCCAGTAATTTCCTCTGGGAACTTTATACCTCAAAAAGACAAGTACACAGTGGGTAATACAATCACAGTAGAGTGTGATGATGGGTTTCATTTTAAAGCAATAACTGGCAGAAGCACAGCTGAATGCACCAAGAATGGCTGGGTGCCTGAACCAGCTTGTGTCC GGAAGCCGTGTGACTACCCACCTATAGAAAATGGCCAATTAGGTTATTATGATGAGTACTATAGAAACAGATACTTTCCAAAAAGATTGGGACAGACTGTAGATTACCGCTGCCTCAACGGCTATTCAACCCCCACTGGACGTGACTGGGTTCGAATTACCTGTACTGAAAGGGGCTGGTTTCCAGAGCCAAAATGTCTGA AACAATGTTTCCCCGGACAGCTGGCGGGCGGTTATTTCCTATACGGGAACAATTATTTCGTGGAAGGTGACAGAATCAGATACACCTGCCACCCCGACTTCCAGGCTCAGCACAACGAGGTGACGTGCACCAGGAATGGCTGGGCACCTCCTCCCAGGTGTACCCGTAAAA AAAAGTGCCAGGATATCATTGTTGAGAATGGCTATTTGAACTCGGATAAGAGAACATTCAATTTAAAGGATAAGATCCTGTATGTATGTCACGCTGGGTTTGTGACTCCAGAAGGACAAGAATTAGGACACACACAGTGCAAAGAGGGCGGCTGGACTCCACCTCCAAAGTGCATCA AATCATGTAAAGCACCAGAGAACATTTTGATTCTCCACACAAACAAAACTGTGTTCCTGCCTGAAGATACAATTGAGTATTCATGTTTGGAGGGATACAGGACTACAAATAACATGCCAACTGATACCACAACATGTGGCAAAAATGGAGAATGGAGTCCAGAACCTGAGTGTCGTG AAATCGAATGTATGCTGCTGCCATTGAGAAATGGGAATTTCTCTCCCAAAGAGGGTAAATACCACAGTGGAGCTGTTGTGACATTTACCTGTGCAAAAACCTACAAAATGGTGGGACCTGCCTCTTCTCAGTGCTACCACTTTGGATGGTTTCCATCACCCCCAGTGTGTCAAG TGAGTGTCAAAGGCTGTGGAGCTCCCCCTGAAATTCCCAGTGGGACAATTGTTGGTGGCTCTGTGGAACATTACCAGCATGGGGCCACAAAGCAATATGAATGTAACAGCGAATTTAAGTTGGTTGGATCAAAGGAAATAGAATGTGTTGATGGACAGTGGTCATCTCCTCCCTCTTGCATTG AAGACAAAATGCCCTGTGACTCACCTTCCTCTATCCCGAATGTTCTGCATCAGGCAGACCAGGCCCAGTATTCACATGGGGATGAAGTAACTTGTACATGTAAACCAGGCTCTGACAATACTgagcaaatgaaaataaaatgtcttaATGGAGAATGGAAGCCTTTACCTGTTTGTGCTG atgcatTCCCTCAATGTGTAATTCCAGAGGATGTTTTGCTGGTGTACTCTGGCCACTATTCCATGTCAAGAAGGAAGACTGGGTTCCAAAAAGTTATACATTATAAATGTTCATTAAATGATAAAAATGTTAAACAGGCAACTTGTGTGTCTGGGAGATGGACACCAGAGATTGCATGTACAG CTGAGAAGAATGCATGCCCACCTCCACCTCAGGTCCCTGGAACTCAGCAGACAACAGCAGGAAGAAACTTTAGGATTGGGagtaaagcatttttttcatgtCCCGTCGGTTTCCAGCTCGTCGGTACAAAGGACATAACCTGTATAGACGGGAAATGGCAATCACCACCTCACTGTGAGG AAAAACCATGTTTGCCACCAGAATCTGTAGAATATGCTGATGCTCCCAGGCTTGAAAATCCAAACTTAAGAAttgaaagagaagggaaaacaatGTATCTGGCTGGTGCTAGACTTAAGTATGTTTGTCGTTCTGGGTACATGTTAAATGGACCGACAGAGAGAAGTTGCTCTATGGGAAACTGGACTGCAGCTCCTTCATGTTTGG AAATGCCATGTGGAAGTGTTCCAAAAGTAGCCAATGCTCAGTTTGAAggcagaaagaaagaatcttATGAGCCTGGTGAAACAGTTCGCTACCAGTGTGGTCCAGGGTTCCAGATTGTTGGTTCCCCTGAAATTTTCTGCAGGAAGGGAAATTGGACATCACCTTCCACTTCACCCTTCTGTAGAG ATGTCAGCTGTGGAGCTGCGCCAGAGATCCCCGATGCCCGCATGGCAGACGCTCCTCAGGAGAAGTACCTGCCCGGGGCCAGGGTGCACTATCAGTGTGAAAGGAACTTCCAGATTACGGGTGCAAATTACATCCTTTGTTCAAATGGTCAATGGTCAGAACCCCCAGTTTGCAGAG atgtgaGATGTGATCCTCCTCCACAAATTGCTGGTGGTAGCCTTGAAGGTATTAGAAAGTCAAAGTATATGCCTGGAGAGAGTGCAAATTATCAGTGCTGGAAAAATTTTAAGATGACTGGGCCTTCTACTGTAGTGTGCAAAAATGGGTCCTGGACAGAGCTGCCAACATGCAAAG GACAAGCTGGGAGATGTGGCACACCTCCAGTTATTCAAAGTGGAGATCTTCTTCACTTCCCCTTGCCAGAATATCAAGAAGGTGATACTGTGGAGTACAAATGCCCAGATTTCTATATCCTGGAAGGATCTCCGACAATCACCTGTCGCAATGGGCAGTGGACAGACCCCCCAGTTTGCCTGG TGGCCTGTACAGCATCAAAGGAAGATATGGACAGAAACAATATTGAGCTGAAATGGCGTGGCCAAGCCAAACTGTACTCCACATCGGGTGACTTTATCGAGTTCCGCTGTAAACCAGGATATTTGGAACATCCAAGTACTCCCAACTTCAGAGTCCAGTGTGTGGAGGGGACATTGAACTACCCATTGTGCACACTGGGAA gCAACTGTATTCTGGATAGGAGCACTATGGAAGAGAACAACATTCAGTTGCAGTCAGCCAGGCAGTCAAGCCCTCAGTACGTCTCAGGGGACCCCGTTGTGTTTGAGTGCAAGCCCTACTTCCAGCCGGTTTCCCAGAGGGAGAGATTCAGCACCCAGTGCCTGGATGGAGTGATTCCATATCCTCGCTGTCAGA AATTGTTTTTTGGGTAA